A window of Sodalis praecaptivus genomic DNA:
CTCGGAGTGAAAGGTCCCCTGACTGCCGGTAAAGCCCTGGCAAATCACTTTGGTGTTTTTATCAATCAAAATAGACATTACTTACCCTCCACCGCGGCGACAACCTGTTGAGCCGCGTCGGTCAGACTTGTGGCGGCGATAATGTTCAGCCCGCTGTCGGCCAATCGCTTGGCGCCCAGTTCGGCATTGTTTCCTTCCAGACGCACCACCACGGGGACGCTGACGCCCACCTCGGATACCGCGCCGATGATGCCGTCGGCAATCAAATCGCAGCGAACGATACCGCCGAAAATATTGACCAGCACCGCTTTCACCTTCTCATCCGACAGGATTATCTTGAACGCTTCGGTCACGCGCTCCTTGGTGGCGCCGCCGCCCACGTCAAGGAAGTTGGCCGGTTCGCCGCCGTGCAGTTTGACGATATCCATCGTCCCCATCGCCAGGCCGGCCCCGTTCACCATACAGCCGATATTGCCGTCCAGCGCCACATAGTTCAGCTCCCATTGGGTGGCGTGCGCTTCACGTTCGTCTTCTTGACTGTGATCGCGCATTTCGCGCAGTTCCGGCTGGCGGAACAGTGCGTTACCGTCGGCGCTCAGTTTACCGTCAAGGCAGATAAGATCGCCGGCGCCGGTAATCACCAGCGGGTTGATTTCCACCAGCGCCAGATCGCGCTCTAAAAACAGCGTCGCCAGACCCATGAAAATTTTACTGAACTGGGTGACCTGCTTGCCGCTCAGGCCCAATTTAAACGCCAGTTCGCGCCCCTGATAAGGCTGCGGGCCGGTAAGCGGATCCAGCGCCACTTTGTGAATCAGGTGCGGCGTCTCTTCCGCCACTTTTTCAATTTCCACGCCACCCTCGGTGGACGCCATAAACACTACGCGGCGCGTGCCGCGGTCTACCACCGCCCCCAGATACAGCTCCTTGGCGATGTCGGTGGCCGCTTCCACCAGAATCTGATTGACCGGTTGACCCAGCGCGTCCGTCTGGTACGTCACCAGACGCTTGCCGAGCCACTGTTCCGCGAAGGCGCGGATCTCTTCTTTCGATTTCACCACTTTGACGCCGCCGGATTTACCGCGGCCGCCCGCATGTACCTGGCATTTCACCACCCAGGGACCGGCGCCGATTTTCGAGGCGGACTCTTCCGCTTCGCGCGGCGTATTGCAGGCGTATCCCGTCGGGGCCGGCAGACCATACCGAGCAAACAGCTGTTTTGCCTGATATTCATGTAAATTCATGATGTTATTTCCATCTTCGTCTGGAGAGTGTCAGCGGCGCGGCGTCGCGTCGCCCTAATTCGGCACCAAAGCCGTGGACCTCGGGCGGCGGCTTTGGGCCGCCGCGCTCATGCGCTAAACGTCCAACAGCAGGCGAGTGGGGTCTTCCAGCATCTCTTTCACCGTAACCAGGAAGCTTACGGATTCTTTTCCGTCGATAAGCCTGTGGTCGTAGGAAAGCGCCAGATACATCATCGGCAGAATGACCACCTGCCCCCCCACCGCCATCGGCCGATCCTTGATGGCATGCATGCCCAGGATCGCGCTTTGCGGCGGGTTGATGATGGGCGTCGACATCAGCGAGCCAAATACGCCGCCGTTGGTAATGGTGAAGTTACCGCCGGTCAGCTCCTCGACTTTCAGTTTGCCGTCGCGGCCCTTAATGGCTAATTCCTTGATTTTCTTCTCGATATCGGCCATGCCCAGCGCGTCGATATCCTTTAACACCGGCGTCACCAGACCGCGCGGGGTAGACACCGCGATGCTGACGTCAAAATAGTTGTGGTAAACCACATCTTCGCCGTCAATGGAGGCATTCACTTCCGGGAACCGTTTCAACGCCTCCAATACCGCCTTGATGTAGAAGGACATGAAGCCCAGACGGATACCGTGACGTTTCTCGAACGCGTCGCCGTATTGCTTGCGCAGATCCATCACCGGCTGCATGTTCACCTCATTAAAGGTGGTCAGCATAGCGGTGCTGTTTTTTGCTTCCAGCAAGCGTTCGGCCACGCGCTTACGCAGGCGGGTCATCGGTACGCGTTTTTCGCTGCGGTTGCCGAGCGCCGGCGCCTCGGTTTCAGCCTGAGCGGCGGCCGGGGCCGGCGCAGCGCTCTGCCGCCCGGCGATATGTTTTTCAACATCTTCACGGGTAAGACGTCCGCCTACGCCGCTGCCTTTGATCGCCTCGGGATTAACATCGTGCTCGGCGATGAGACGGCGAATGGCCGGGCTCAGCGCGTCGTTGCTCCCCTCTTCCAGACCTGCCGTGTGGCGCTGAGCCGGGGTGGCCTCCTGGCTCTGGGATTTTTCGGTCGTCGCCTGGCCGGTGCTATCGCCCGGGCGCAGACGCCCCAGCACCTGACGGGCGGTAACGGTAGCGCCTTCGTCTTCCAACAATGTTTCCAGAACGCCGGCTTCGGGCGCCGGAACTTCCAGCACCACTTTGTCGGTTTCAATCTCGACCAGCACTTCATCACGCTGAACACTGTCACCGGGCTTTTTATGCCAGGTGGCGACGGTGGCATCCGCGACCGATTCAGGCAGGTCAGGCACCAGAATATCTACGCTACTCATTCTCTATCCTTATTGTTAATTAACGTTCAGCGCGTCGTTGACCAGATTTTTTTGCTGGGTCTGGTGCACGGACAAATACCCTACCGCCGGCGAGGCGGAAGCGGGACGACCGGCATAATTCAGCGCGGCGCCCTTGGATATCACTTCGCGGAAATGGTGCTGGCTGCAATACCAGGCGCCCTGATTTTGCGGCTCCTCCTGGCACCAGACGAAATCCTGAACGTGCGCATAGGGGGCCAGCGCCTCCCGAACCGCCTGCAGCGGGAACGGATAGAGCTGTTCAATGCGTACGATGGCCACGTCCTGCTGCCCGTTTTTGCGCCGTTGATCCAACAAATCATAATAGACTTTGCCGGAGCACATCACGACGCGCTTGACGCCCTGCGGGTCAAGATCGTCGACTTCGCCGATGGCGGGCTGGAACGTGCCGTTAGCCAGTTCATCCAGGGAGGAGATGGCCAGCGGATGACGCAGCAGCGACTTGGGCGACATGACAATCAGCGGCCGGCGCATATTGCGCAACGCCTGACGCCGCAGCATATGATAGACCTGCGCCGGGGTCGACGGGACGCAGACTTGCATATTTTGTTCCGCGCACAGCTGGAGGTAGCGCTCCAGGCGGGCGGAGGAGTGCTCCGGCCCCTGCCCTTCATAGCCGTGCGGCAGCAGCATCACCAGACCGCACATCCGTCCCCATTTCTGTTCGCCGGAACTGATAAATTGATCGATAACCACCTGCGCACCGTTGGCGAAGTCGCCGAATTGCGCTTCCCAAATCACCAAAGTACGCGGCTCGGCGGTGGCGTAACCGTATTCAAACGCCAGCACCGCCTCCTCGGAGAGTACCGAGTCCCAAACGCGGAAACTGCCCTGACTGTTGTGGACATGGGCCAGCGGAGTATAGCTCGACCCGTTTTTCTGGTTATGCACCACCGCATGGCGGTGGAAGAAAGTACCGCGGGCGGTGTCCTCCCCCGACAAACGAATGGGGATCCCCTCGTCCACCAGCGTGGCATAGGCCAGCGTTTCGGCGCCGCCCCAATCGAAAGGCTTTTCACCGCGCGCCATCGCGGCGCGGTCGTGATAAATCTTGGCAACCCGCGGCTGCATTTCGACGCCGGCCGGCACCTCGCTGATACGATGCGCCAGCGCCTGCAAACGCTTACCCTCCACCTGGCTGGGGTACTCTTCGTCCCAGTCATGATTGAGATAGCGCTGCCAGGCGAAGGAGTGCATATTCATCTGCCGCCACTCTTTCACCACGCACTCGCCCTGGTCCAGCGCGTCGCGGAACACATTCACCATTTCGGTGGCGTCGGCAAGGGTGATAATGCCGTCGCGCTCCAGACGGTCGGCGTAGATTTTGCGCGGCGTGGGGTGTTTTTTGATCTTCTGGTACATCAGCGGCTGAGTGGCGCTCGGCTCATCGGCCTCGTTGTGGCCGTGGCGGCGATAACACACGAGGTCAATCATGACGTCGCGCTTGAAGGTATTGCGGAAATCCAGCGCCACGCGGGTAACGAACGCCACCGCTTCGGGGTCATCGGCGTTGACGTGGAAAATCGGCGCCTGCACCATTTTGGCGATATCGGTGCAATATTGCGTGGAGCGGGCGTCGTGCGGATTGGAGGTGGTGAAACCGACCTGGTTGTTAATCACGACCCGCACCGTCCCGCCGACGTCGTAGCCGCGCGCCTTGGACATATTCAGGGTTTCCTGCACCACGCCCTGGCCGCTGATGGCCGCATCGCCGTGCAGCGTGATGGGCAGTACCATACTGCTGCTTTGTTCATCCAGCCGGTCGATACGCGCCCGTACCGATCCCATCACCACCGGGCTGACGATTTCCAGATGCGAGGGGTTGAACGCCAGCGCCAGATGCACCAGCCCGCCCTCGGTTTCAACGTCGGAGGAGAAGCCCTGATGGTACTTCACGTCACCGGTGCCCAAGTGCTCTTTGTGCTTGCCGGCGAACTCGTCGAACAGATCCTGCGGTTTTTTGCCCAGCACATTGACCAGCACGTTCAGGCGGCCGCGATGCGCCATCCCCAGTACCACTTCCCGCGTGCCATTGCTGCCGGCATAGCGCACCATCTCTTTAAGCATGGGGATCAGCGCGTCGCCGCCTTCCAGCGAGAAACGCTTGGCGCCGGGGAATTTGGCCCCCAAGTAACGTTCTATCCCTTCCGCCGCGGTCAGCTCGGCGAGAAAACGCTTTTTCTCTTCGCGGCTGAAGCTCGGCTGTCCCACCACCGACTCGATGTGCTGCTGGATCCAGCGTTTCTCTTCGGTATTGGTGATATGCATATATTCGGCGCCGATAGCGCCGCAGTAGGTCTTTTTCAGCGCCTCGTACAAATCCGCCAGTTTCATGGTGTCGCGGCCGATGGCGAACGAACCGACGTTAAACGTTTCCTGGAAGTCGACGTCGGTGAGGTGATGGAAAGCGGGGTCCAGATCAGGAACCGTTTCCTGTTTCCATAACTCCAGAGGATCGAGATTGGCGTGCTGATGACCGCGGAAGCGGAAAGCGTTGATAAGCTGTAGGACTTTCACCTGCTTGGAGTCGATATCCGGATCGTTGACCGAGGCAGTATAGCGTGTTGCATCCTTGGCCAGGCGGCGGAAGTATTCCCGCGTTTTGGAATGGAGTTGATCGGGACTGACGCCCGCGGTCGGTAGCTGTTTAAAAATTGCACGCCAGCTCGCATCGACAGAGTCAGGATCCGTCAAAAAATCTTCATAGAGCTGCTCTATGTAGGACTGGTTTGCGCCCGCCAGATAGGAGGAATCCAGCCAGGCCTTCATTGCGCCGTTCTGCATCATGATCCCTTAAGCTTGTTAAGCTTCAGTTTTCGCCGTGGTTAACCCGTAATCGGATAACATATAAGCGGTTCAGCCGGCGGATCACCCCTGCGAGGTCATCATATCCGAAGGAACCTTTGAAAAGCGGCTGGCCGCGAGGCCGCTAACCGGTTTTCAAAGGCTTCCTGCGCTGCCCCCGCCGCAGCGGACGGGGAGCAGGCCGCGCCCGTTAGGCGCTGTAGTTCACCAACATACTCTTGATATGACCAATAGCCTTGGTGGGGTTAAGTCCCTTGGGGCATACGCTGACACAATTCATAATGCTGTGACAGCGAAAAACGCTGAAAGCGTCGTTCAGATCATCCAACCGCGCCTGCTGGTGGGTATCGCGGTTGTCGATGAGGAAACGATAAGAGGCCAAAAGCCCCGCCGGCCCGATGAATTTATCGGGGTTCCACCAGAAAGAGGGGCAGGAGGTGGAGCAGCAGGCGCAGAGAATGCACTCATACAACCCGTCCAGCTTGGCGCGCTGTTCTGGCGATTGCAGATGTTCACGCGCCGGCGGATTGCGGCCGTCGTTAATCAAGAAGGGCTTGATCTTCTCGTACTGGGCATAGAACTGCCCCATGTCCACCACCAGATCGCGGACAACGGGCAGGCCGGGCAGCGGGCGGATGACGATTTTATGATCGCCCTTACGCAGCATCGACAGCGGCGTAATGCACGCCAGACCGTTTTTACCGTTCATATTAACGCCGTCGGAGCCGCAAACCCCTTCACGGCAGGATCGGCGAAACGACAGGCTCGGATCCTGCTCTTTCAGCTGGATTAATGCATCCAGCAGCATCATATCGCGCCCCTCCTCCACGGTGAGGGTATAGTCCTGCATGCGCGGCTTATCGTCGACATCGGGATTGTAGCGATAGATGGAAAATTCAACCTTCATGATTCATCCTCCACCTTAGTAGGTACGCACTTTCGGCGGGAACGCCGGGCGTAATGTCGGTTGCATGTTGACCTTACGACGCGTCATGCTGTCGCTTTCAGGAAGATACAGCGAGTGGCACAGCCAGTTTTCATCGTCGCGGTCCGGGAAGTCGAAACGGCTGTGGGCGCCGCGGCTTTCGGTGCGGAAATTTGCCGAGAGCGCGGTGGAGTAAGCGGTTTCCATCAGGTTATCCAGCTCCAGGCACTCTACGCGCTGGGTGTTGAATTCCGTCGAGGTATCGTCCAAACGGGCATGATGCAAACGCTCGCGGATCTCTTTCAGCTCCGCCAGCCCCTTGGCCATCGCGTCGCCTTCGCGGAATACCGAGAAGTTGTTTTGCATACAGGCCTGTAACGCTTTACGGATCTCAACCGGATTTTCGCCGCTGCGATTGTTGTTCCAGCGGTGATAGCGGCTGAGCGACGCGTCGATGTCGTCGCCGCTGGCATCGCGGGACGGCCCCTGCTCTTGCAGCGACTCCTGCAAATGCATCCCCGCCGCGCGGCCAAACACCACCAAATCCAGCAGGGAATTACCGCCCAACCGGTTGGCGCCGTGTACCGAAACGCAGGCGATTTCGCCCACCGCGAACAGGCCGGGGATCACCACATCCTCGCCCTGGGCGTTGACGGTAATCGCCTGGCCGCTGACCTTGGTCGGAATGCCGCCCATCATATAATGGCAGGTGGGGATGACCGGAATCGGTTCTTTGACCGGGTCCACATGGGCGAAGGTACGCGACAGCTCCAGAATGCCGGGCAGACGCGATTCCAAAACGTCTTTCCCCAAATGATCCAGCTTTAATTTCGCGTGCGGCCCCCAGGGACCTTCGCAGCCGCGGCCTTCGCGGATTTCAATCATAATCGAACGCGCCACTACGTCGCGGCCCGCCAAATCTTTGGCGTTGGGCGCGTAACGCTCCATGAAACGCTCGCCGTGTTTATTCAGCAGGTAACCGCCTTCACCGCGGCAACCCTCGGTTACCAGCACCCCCGCGCCGGCGATGCCGGTAGGATGAAACTGCCACATTTCCATATCCTGGACCGGCACGCCGGCGCGAAGCGCCATGCCGACGCCATCGCCGGTATTGATATGGGCATTGGTGGTGGATTGGTAGATGCGCCCGGCGCCGCCGGTGGCGAGAATGGTCGCGCGCGCTTTGAAATACACCACTTCGCCGCTTTCAATACACAGCGCGGTGCAGCCCACGATCACCCCATCCTGGTTTTTCACCAGATCAAGGGAATACCATTCGGAAAAAATGGTCGTGTGGTTTTTCAGGTTCTGCTGATAAAGGGTATGCAGCAGCGCATGTCCGGTACGGTCGGCGGCGGCGGCGGTGCGCGCGGCCTGTTCGCCGCCGTAATTCAGCGACTGGCCGCCGAACGGGCGCTGATAGATGCGCCCATTGTCAAGACGGGAAAACGGCAGCCCCATATGTTCTAGCTCCAGCACCGCTTCCGGGCCGGTTTTGCACATGTATTCGATAGCGTCCTGGTCGCCGATATAGTCGGACCCTTTTACCGTATCGTACATGTGCCACTGCCAGTCGTCTTCATGGCTGTTGCCGAGCGCGACGGTGATGCCGCCCTGCGCCGATACCGTATGGGAACGCGTTGGAAATACTTTGGAAATTAAGGCGCACGACAGCCCCATTTGGGAGATCTGTAGCGCGGCGCGCATGCCCGCGCCTCCCGCGCCGATAACCACGGCGTCAAACTCTCTTACCGGCAATGTCATCGACTACGCCCCCCACACCACAACTGTTCCATAAAGTAAATACACCATGAGCACGATAACGATGGCCAATTGCAGCAGCAGCCGCAGCGCCAGGGGCTTGATGTAATCCGTTAATACCTGCCACATACCTATCCAGGTGTGCACCAGGATGGAAAATAGGGTTAGCAGGGTAAAGACTTTCGTCATGGGAGTGGCGAAAAAACCGCGCCAGACGTCATAGGTGAGAGTATCTGCAATCAGGATAAAACCGAGCAGATAAATAATGTAAAGGCAAATTACGATGGCGGATGCACGAACCAATAACCACTCATGTACTCCGTTACGTCCTAATGCCGAAGCATTGCTTACCATACGAGGACTCCAGCCAAAATAGATAGCACGACAGTTAGCAAAAATGTAACATTTGCGGTGGTTTTACCCATCGCCAACGTTTCTTCCAGATAGCCGAAATCCATCAGCATGTGACGAATTCCGCCGAGGGTGTGGTAGGCCAGCGCGGTCAATATGCCCCAAAAAATAAATTTAACGATGAAGCTATCCATCATGGCGGCCGCCTGGATGAAGCCTTCGGGGGAAGAGAGAGATAATCCGAGAACCCAAAGCAGAATGCCGATAGCCACAAACATGATGACGCCGGACACGCGATGAAGAATGGATGCTATTGCAGTTACGGGGAACCGGATCGTTTGCAGATCCAAGTTGACAGGCCTTTGTTTTTTCACGGTTTTGCCCACACAGCTATTATTATATTCCTTCCTCCGGTCCTGGCTGGATCAGACAGCGTTAACGGGATAAACCATGCGACGTCATGTGCTAAAACCACAATTCCTTGTGCGTAAATGACGCGTTAAATAACGCTGGGTGCTCCTACTACAGGGAGTTCCGGAGACCTTGTTGAAGTATATGGCTTTCACATTATGATTACAATTACCATACAAATAGTTTGTTAACATTTGGACGAATTAGTGAGCACCGTCACGATTCTCACATTTCCTATAAGGGTATACATCTACATTGACAATAAAGCAACATTTTGATTACAAATGATCCCGCTTATATGCTATAACTCGCTTATCGAGTGGCGGTACACTTCCTCCGTGATTCAGTTTATGCAACAGTGTAAAAAGCGCCTTGACCCGCAGGTTAAGATGCCCATTAATAGCAAATAATATTTTCAATTAATCTTCACCCACCAAGGCAAACCGTTCGTTCACCCTTTCGGGTAAAGCGTCAGACTGCGCTCTGCGCCCGGCCTGCGTCACGCCAGGCGGACGAAAAATAAACGCGCGGCCTTATGAGCCGCCTGCGGTGAAAGATTGAGTTTATACGCGCTAAGGAGAATATAATGGCTGAAAGTAAAGCGACTTTTACCCCTGAGGGGCACGACCCCATCGCCATGGATTTGCTAACGGGCACCATGGGCGAAAAAGAGATCGACATCCGCAGCCTGGGAAGCCAAGGGTATTTCACCTTCGATCCCGGCTTCACCTCCACCGCCTCCTGTGAATCGAAAATCACCTATATCGACGGCGACAAAGGCGTCTTGCTGCACCGCGGCTTCCCGATCGACCAGCTGGCGCTGGAGTCGAACTATCTTGAAGTCTGCTATATCCTGCTGAACGGCGAAGCGCCGACCCGTGAGCAATTCGATGAGTTCCGCACTATCGTCACCCGCCATACCATGATTCATGAACAGATTACCCGGCTGTTCCACGGTTTTCGGCGCGATTCCCATCCGATGGCGGTGATGTGCGGGGTCACCGGTGCGCTGGCGGCGTTCTATCACGACTCGCTGGATGTCAACGTCGAACGCCACCGCGAAATCGCCGCGTTCCGCCTGCTGTCGAAAATGCCTACCGTGGCCGCTATGTGCTACAAGTATTCCCTCGGCCAGCCGTTTATCTATCCGCGCAATGATTTGTCCTATGCCGGCAACTTTCTGCATATGATGTTCGCCACGCCGTGCGAAACGTATGAGGTCAACCCGGTGCTGGAACGCGCCATGGATCGTATTCTCATTTTGCATGCCGATCATGAACAGAACGCCTCTACTTCGACGGTGCGCACCGCCGGCTCCTCCGGCGCCAATCCGTTCGCCTGTATCGCGGCGGGCATCGCCTCGCTGTGGGGGCCAGCCCACGGTGGCGCCAACGAGGCCTGCCTGCGGATGCTCGAAGAGATCAACAAAGTGGAACATATCCCTGAGTTCATCAAACGCGCCAAGGATAAAAACGATTCGTTCCGCCTGATGGGGTTCGGCCATCGCGTGTATAAAAATTACGATCCGCGCGCGACCGTGATGCGGGAAACCTGCCATGAAGTCTTAAAAGAGCTCAAGCTTTCGGATGATTTACTGGCGGTGGCCATGGAGCTTGAACATATCGCGCTACATGACCCGTACTTCAAAGAGCGCAAGCTGTATCCCAACGTCGATTTCTACTCGGGCATCATTTTGAAGGCCATGGGGATCCCCTCGACCATGTTCACGGTCATTTTCGCTATGGCGCGTACCGTTGGCTGGATAGCCCACTGGAAAGAGATGCACGATGATGGTCTGAAGATCGCCCGTCCGCGCC
This region includes:
- the sucC gene encoding ADP-forming succinate--CoA ligase subunit beta; the encoded protein is MNLHEYQAKQLFARYGLPAPTGYACNTPREAEESASKIGAGPWVVKCQVHAGGRGKSGGVKVVKSKEEIRAFAEQWLGKRLVTYQTDALGQPVNQILVEAATDIAKELYLGAVVDRGTRRVVFMASTEGGVEIEKVAEETPHLIHKVALDPLTGPQPYQGRELAFKLGLSGKQVTQFSKIFMGLATLFLERDLALVEINPLVITGAGDLICLDGKLSADGNALFRQPELREMRDHSQEDEREAHATQWELNYVALDGNIGCMVNGAGLAMGTMDIVKLHGGEPANFLDVGGGATKERVTEAFKIILSDEKVKAVLVNIFGGIVRCDLIADGIIGAVSEVGVSVPVVVRLEGNNAELGAKRLADSGLNIIAATSLTDAAQQVVAAVEGK
- the odhB gene encoding 2-oxoglutarate dehydrogenase complex dihydrolipoyllysine-residue succinyltransferase; the encoded protein is MSSVDILVPDLPESVADATVATWHKKPGDSVQRDEVLVEIETDKVVLEVPAPEAGVLETLLEDEGATVTARQVLGRLRPGDSTGQATTEKSQSQEATPAQRHTAGLEEGSNDALSPAIRRLIAEHDVNPEAIKGSGVGGRLTREDVEKHIAGRQSAAPAPAAAQAETEAPALGNRSEKRVPMTRLRKRVAERLLEAKNSTAMLTTFNEVNMQPVMDLRKQYGDAFEKRHGIRLGFMSFYIKAVLEALKRFPEVNASIDGEDVVYHNYFDVSIAVSTPRGLVTPVLKDIDALGMADIEKKIKELAIKGRDGKLKVEELTGGNFTITNGGVFGSLMSTPIINPPQSAILGMHAIKDRPMAVGGQVVILPMMYLALSYDHRLIDGKESVSFLVTVKEMLEDPTRLLLDV
- the sucA gene encoding 2-oxoglutarate dehydrogenase E1 component: MQNGAMKAWLDSSYLAGANQSYIEQLYEDFLTDPDSVDASWRAIFKQLPTAGVSPDQLHSKTREYFRRLAKDATRYTASVNDPDIDSKQVKVLQLINAFRFRGHQHANLDPLELWKQETVPDLDPAFHHLTDVDFQETFNVGSFAIGRDTMKLADLYEALKKTYCGAIGAEYMHITNTEEKRWIQQHIESVVGQPSFSREEKKRFLAELTAAEGIERYLGAKFPGAKRFSLEGGDALIPMLKEMVRYAGSNGTREVVLGMAHRGRLNVLVNVLGKKPQDLFDEFAGKHKEHLGTGDVKYHQGFSSDVETEGGLVHLALAFNPSHLEIVSPVVMGSVRARIDRLDEQSSSMVLPITLHGDAAISGQGVVQETLNMSKARGYDVGGTVRVVINNQVGFTTSNPHDARSTQYCTDIAKMVQAPIFHVNADDPEAVAFVTRVALDFRNTFKRDVMIDLVCYRRHGHNEADEPSATQPLMYQKIKKHPTPRKIYADRLERDGIITLADATEMVNVFRDALDQGECVVKEWRQMNMHSFAWQRYLNHDWDEEYPSQVEGKRLQALAHRISEVPAGVEMQPRVAKIYHDRAAMARGEKPFDWGGAETLAYATLVDEGIPIRLSGEDTARGTFFHRHAVVHNQKNGSSYTPLAHVHNSQGSFRVWDSVLSEEAVLAFEYGYATAEPRTLVIWEAQFGDFANGAQVVIDQFISSGEQKWGRMCGLVMLLPHGYEGQGPEHSSARLERYLQLCAEQNMQVCVPSTPAQVYHMLRRQALRNMRRPLIVMSPKSLLRHPLAISSLDELANGTFQPAIGEVDDLDPQGVKRVVMCSGKVYYDLLDQRRKNGQQDVAIVRIEQLYPFPLQAVREALAPYAHVQDFVWCQEEPQNQGAWYCSQHHFREVISKGAALNYAGRPASASPAVGYLSVHQTQQKNLVNDALNVN
- a CDS encoding succinate dehydrogenase iron-sulfur subunit, whose product is MKVEFSIYRYNPDVDDKPRMQDYTLTVEEGRDMMLLDALIQLKEQDPSLSFRRSCREGVCGSDGVNMNGKNGLACITPLSMLRKGDHKIVIRPLPGLPVVRDLVVDMGQFYAQYEKIKPFLINDGRNPPAREHLQSPEQRAKLDGLYECILCACCSTSCPSFWWNPDKFIGPAGLLASYRFLIDNRDTHQQARLDDLNDAFSVFRCHSIMNCVSVCPKGLNPTKAIGHIKSMLVNYSA
- the sdhA gene encoding succinate dehydrogenase flavoprotein subunit, whose translation is MTLPVREFDAVVIGAGGAGMRAALQISQMGLSCALISKVFPTRSHTVSAQGGITVALGNSHEDDWQWHMYDTVKGSDYIGDQDAIEYMCKTGPEAVLELEHMGLPFSRLDNGRIYQRPFGGQSLNYGGEQAARTAAAADRTGHALLHTLYQQNLKNHTTIFSEWYSLDLVKNQDGVIVGCTALCIESGEVVYFKARATILATGGAGRIYQSTTNAHINTGDGVGMALRAGVPVQDMEMWQFHPTGIAGAGVLVTEGCRGEGGYLLNKHGERFMERYAPNAKDLAGRDVVARSIMIEIREGRGCEGPWGPHAKLKLDHLGKDVLESRLPGILELSRTFAHVDPVKEPIPVIPTCHYMMGGIPTKVSGQAITVNAQGEDVVIPGLFAVGEIACVSVHGANRLGGNSLLDLVVFGRAAGMHLQESLQEQGPSRDASGDDIDASLSRYHRWNNNRSGENPVEIRKALQACMQNNFSVFREGDAMAKGLAELKEIRERLHHARLDDTSTEFNTQRVECLELDNLMETAYSTALSANFRTESRGAHSRFDFPDRDDENWLCHSLYLPESDSMTRRKVNMQPTLRPAFPPKVRTY
- the sdhD gene encoding succinate dehydrogenase membrane anchor subunit, whose translation is MVSNASALGRNGVHEWLLVRASAIVICLYIIYLLGFILIADTLTYDVWRGFFATPMTKVFTLLTLFSILVHTWIGMWQVLTDYIKPLALRLLLQLAIVIVLMVYLLYGTVVVWGA
- the sdhC gene encoding succinate dehydrogenase cytochrome b556 subunit, whose protein sequence is MGKTVKKQRPVNLDLQTIRFPVTAIASILHRVSGVIMFVAIGILLWVLGLSLSSPEGFIQAAAMMDSFIVKFIFWGILTALAYHTLGGIRHMLMDFGYLEETLAMGKTTANVTFLLTVVLSILAGVLVW
- a CDS encoding citrate synthase — translated: MAESKATFTPEGHDPIAMDLLTGTMGEKEIDIRSLGSQGYFTFDPGFTSTASCESKITYIDGDKGVLLHRGFPIDQLALESNYLEVCYILLNGEAPTREQFDEFRTIVTRHTMIHEQITRLFHGFRRDSHPMAVMCGVTGALAAFYHDSLDVNVERHREIAAFRLLSKMPTVAAMCYKYSLGQPFIYPRNDLSYAGNFLHMMFATPCETYEVNPVLERAMDRILILHADHEQNASTSTVRTAGSSGANPFACIAAGIASLWGPAHGGANEACLRMLEEINKVEHIPEFIKRAKDKNDSFRLMGFGHRVYKNYDPRATVMRETCHEVLKELKLSDDLLAVAMELEHIALHDPYFKERKLYPNVDFYSGIILKAMGIPSTMFTVIFAMARTVGWIAHWKEMHDDGLKIARPRQLYTGYAQRDFHSQSK